Below is a window of Vallicoccus soli DNA.
GTTCGGCGCGAGGTGGGGCCCGGTTGGGTGGCGGAATAGGGTGGTCCCACCGAGACAGCCAGACGAGGCGCCGTGCACGCGGCGGCGACGACGAAGAGAGACGACCGTGGCTCCTGGACGCGACCGCGCTCCGATCATCAGCAACGGACTGCCCAGCCAGCTGCCCGACATCGACCCCGAGGAGACGAGGGAGTGGCTCGAGGCCCTCGACGGGGCGGTCGAGCACGGCGGGCGGGCCCGGGCGCGCTACCTCATGCTGAGCCTGCTGCAGCGGGCCCGTGAGAACAACGTCGGGGTCCCCAGCCTGACGACCACGGACTACATCAACACGATCCCGCCCGAGGCGGAGCCGTGGTTCCCGGGCGACGAGCACGTCGAGCGCCGGATCCGGGCGTACGTGCGCTGGAACGCCGCGATCATGGTCCACCGGGCCCAGCGCCCCGGTGTGGGCGTCGGCGGGCACATCTCGACCTACGCGTCCTCCGCCTCGCTCTACGAGGTCGGCTTCAACCACTTCTTCCGCGGCCCCGGCGCCGAGGGCGGCGGCGCGGACCAGGTCTTCTTCCAGGGCCACGCCTCCCCGGGCATGTACGCCCGCGCCTACCTCGAGGGCCGGCTCACCGAGCAGCAGCTCGACGGCTTCCGCCAGGAGCTGTCGCACGCCGGCCCGGGCGGCGGCCTGCCGTCGTACCCGCACCCGCGGCTCATGCCGGACTTCTGGCAGTTCCCCACGGTGTCGATGGGCCTCGGGCCGATCAACGCGATCTACCAGGCGCGGTTCAACCGCTACCTGCACCACCGCGGCATCAAGGACACCAGCGGCCAGCGGGTGTGGGCGTTCCTCGGCGACGGCGAGATGGACGAGCCGGAGTCGCTCGGCGCGATCGGCGCGGCCGCGCGCGAGGAGCTGGACAACCTCACCTTCGTCGTCAACTGCAACCTGCAGCGCCTCGACGGCCCGGTCCGCGGCAACGGCAAGGTCATCCAGGAGCTCGAGTCGTTCTTCCGCGGCGCGGGCTGGAACGTCATCAAGGTCGTGTGGGGCCGCAACTGGGACCCGCTGCTCGCGCAGGACCGCGACGGCGCCCTCGTCAACCTCATGAACACCACCCCGGACGGCGACTACCAGACGTACAAGGCCGAGAGCGGCGCGTACGTCCGGGAGAACTTCTTCGGCCGCGACGCGCGGACCCGCGCCATGGTCGAGTCGATGAGCGACGACGAGATCTGGTCGCTGCAGCGCGGCGGGCACGACTACCGCAAGCTCTACGCGGCGTACAAGGCGGCGACCGAGCACACCGGCCAGCCCACCGTGATCCTCGCCAAGACGATCAAGGGCTGGACGCTCGGCTCGCACTTCGAGGCGCGCAACGCCACCCACCAGATGAAGAAGCTGACGCTGGAGGACCTCAAGGCCTTCCGCGACCGGCTCTACCTCGACATCCCCGACAGCGCGCTCGACGAGAAGCTGCCGCCGTACTACAAGCCGGCCGAGGGCTCGGCCGAGCTGGAGTACATGCACGAGCGGCGCCGCGCGCTCGGCGGCTACCTGCCGACCCGCACGGTCGCGGCCAAGCCGCTGCCGCAGCCGGACGACAAGGCCTTCGCGGTCGTGCAGCGCGGCTCGGGCAAGCAGGAGGTCGCCACGACGATGGCGTTCGTCCGCCTGCTCAAGGACCTCATGAAGGTCGAGGGCCTCGGCCAGCGCTTCGTGCCGATCATCCCCGACGAGGCGCGCACCTTCGGCCTGGACTCGCTCTTCCCGACGGCGAAGATCTACTCGCCCCACGGGCAGAACTACACCTCGGTGGACCGCGAGCTCATGCTGTCCTACAAGGAGGACACGAAGGGCGTCATCCTCCACGAGGGCATCAACGAGGCCGGCTCGACGGCGTCGTGGACCGCGGTCGGCACGTCGTACGCCACCCACGGCGAGCCGATGGTGCCGATCTACATCTTCTACTCGATGTTCGGCTTCCAGCGGACCGGCGACGCCTTCTGGGCCGCGGCCGACCAGATGGCGCGCGGGTTCGTCCTCGGCGCCACGGCGGGGCGCACCACGCTCAACGGTGAGGGCCTGCAGCACGAGGACGGCCACTCGCTGCTGCTCGCCTCGACCAACCCGGCGGTCATGGCGTACGACCCCGCGTTCGCCTACGAGCTCGGGCACATCGTCCGTGACGGCCTGCGCCGCATGTACGGCGAGCCGCGCGAGGGCGAGGACCCGAACGTCTACTACTACCTGACGGTCTACAACGAGCCGTTCCCGCAGCCGAAGCAGCCCGACGACGTCGACGTCGAGGGCATCGTCAAGGGGATGCACCTCGTCTCGCCGGCGCTGCAGAGCGAGCAGCCCAAGGCGCAGATCCTCGCCTCGGGCATCTCGGTGCCGTGGGCGCTCGACGCGCAGCGCATCCTCGGCGAGGAGTGGGGCGTGCACGCGGCGGTGTGGTCGGTGACCTCGTGGAACGAGCTGCGCCGCGACGCGCTCGCCGCCGACGAGTGGAACTGGCAGCACCCCGACGAGGGCCAGCGGGTGCCGTACGTCACCCAGCGCCTCGAGGGCCAGCCGGGCCCGGTCGTCGCGGTGTCGGACTGGATGCGCAGCGTCCAGGACCAGATCGCGCCGTGGGTCCCCGGCGACTTCGCCTCCCTCGGCACCGACGGGTTCGGCCTGTCCGACACCCGCGGCGCCCTGCGCCGGCACTTCAAGGTCGACACCTGGTCGATCGTCGTCCGCGTGCTCGCCGAGCTCGCCCGCCGGGGCGAGGTCAAGCGCGAGGCGCCGCGCGAGGCGATCGAGCGCTACCGCCTGCACGACGTCACCGCCCCGCCGGCGGGCGACTCCACGGGCGGCTCGGAGTAGGACCCGGCGCAGCCCCGGGTGCGCGGGGACTGCTCCGTACGGGTGACGGCCCCCGTCGCTGCGTGGCGAACGCCCACGCAGCGGCGGGGGCCCTGCCATGCTCGGCGGGTGCCCGGCCTCGACCCCGTCCGACGGGGCGCCCTCGTCGACGGCGCCTGGGCCGCCGGGCGCGCCGCCCTGCTCGCCTGGGCGCTCTGGCTCGGGCTGTCCACCGCGGTGCTGACGCCGGTGGCGAGCGACGTCGAGGCGTTCCGCGCCGACCTCGCGGCCGGCCGGGTGACCTCGTAGGCGCTCGGGGACGCGGCGAGCGGCGACGGCCTCGGCGTCGACGCCCCGCGCGCCCGCGAGGGCGGCGGGCGCACCCTCTTCTGGCGGACCGGGTCCCCCGTGCTGCGCAGCGCCGACGTGGTGGGCAGCGGCACGTCCGCCGCCGACCTGCGCCGGGAGGCCGCGGGGGTGCGCGAGGACCTCGGCCCGGACTGGGCGGAGCGGGCCCTGGACCGGTGGGGGGCCGCGTGGCTGGTCGCGCTCGTGGTGCTGGTCGCCGGGCCGCAGCCGCGCCGCGCCACGAAGTGGGCGTGGTGCTGGTTCCTCGTCGTGCTGCCGTCGACCCTCGGCGTGCTGGCCTGGCTGCTCCTCGACGCGCCGTGGTCCCGCCGCCGGCGCGCGGCCCGCGAGCCGCTGGCGCACGACCTGCAGCGGCGCCTGCCGGGCGGTGACGCCCGACTGACCGGCGGGCGGGCGCTCGTGCTCGCCGTCCTGCTGGGCCTGCTCACCGGCGTGGCGGCGCAGGCCCTCGCGCTGCTGCCGCTGCTCTGAGGGCGCCCGGCCGTCAGGCCACCGGCTCGGCGAGCAGCTCCTGCAGCCAGGCGCCCGGCGCCTCGAGGTGGCCGGGGGCGGGCTCGACGCCGGGACCGGTGAGCGCCCGCTGCCAGGCCAGCGCCCGGCCCACGCAGCCGACCCGCTCGGCGACCGGGACCAGGGCGCGCAGGGCGGCGGGGTCGCCGTCCCACCCCTCGAGGTACGCGTCGACGACCCGCCGCACCCGGTGCGGCTCGCCGGGGTGCCGGTCGAGGAGCACCCGGCGCACGACGAGCAGCGTGGAGAAGGGGTGCGCGACCGAGGCGTCGCCCCAGTCGATGACCGTCCCGTCGCGGGCGAGCACGTTGCCGTCGTGCAGGTCGTCGTGCTGCAGCGTGGCGCAGGGACCCTCGTCGAGCGCGGCGCACCACTCGCGCACCCGCGGCAGCAGCGCCCGCACCCGCCGCGCCGGCTCGGGCGCCACCACCCCCGGGTCCTCGAGCAGGCGCTCGAGGTACCCCGGCACGGCCGCGGGCCGCACGTCGGGCACGCCCAGCGCGAGCAGCTCGTCGGCCAGCGGCGCGACGGCGCGCTGCAGGGCGCCGTACCGGACGAGCAGGGACTCCCAGGCCGCCCACCCGGCGTCCTGCCCGCCGGCGGCGTCGCGCAGCACCGGCCCGCCGTCCGGCAGGAGCACCCAGCCGCGCTCGGCCTCGACGGCCAGCGGGCGCGGCACGGCGTCGACCCCGTGGCGGGCGAGGGCCGCGAGCAGGGCCGCCTCGTAGCGCGTCCCCGCGGCGAGGGCCTTCAGCCACACCGGCCCCCCGCTGGTCGGCAGGCGCAGGAGGGTCGACCAGGGGCGCACCCGGGGCTGCTCGACGGCGCCGGTCAGGCGCAGGCCGTGGCCGGCCAGCGCCGGCAGCGCCCAGCCGAGGACCTCCCGCCGCCAGCGGGGGTCGCGGAAGGCCGGGGGCGCGCAGGTCGAGGGGGCGCCGGGCGCGCTGGGCTCGCTCACCGGCCGCATGCTGCCAGGGCCCGGCCGGGGCGCGCCCCCGCGTTTCGCGCGCGGCGCAGGGGCAAGCACCCTGCGCATGGCACTGCTGACCCGCCTGCGCACGCAGGACGAGACCGACCCGTCGGGCCTGCCCGGCCTGCTCACCCTCGCCGTGGGCGCCGGCTTCCTCGCCGTGGGGGTGCTGGGGCTCGTCCTCACCGGGTTCGACCCGGACCGCGAGCGCTGGGTGCTGTGGCTGTTCCGGGTGAACCTGCTGCACAACGTGGTGCACCTGCTCTTCGGGGTGCTGGGCCTGCTCATGTGGCGCAGCCTCACCAACGCGCGGCTCTACGGGCTCGTCCTGCTCGTGGGCTACGGCGCCGTGCTGGTGTGGGGGCTCGTCTTCGCGAACTACGAGGACACCGGGCCCAACGCGCTGGCGCTCAACTCCTGGGACAACGTGCTGCACCTGCTGCTGGTCGTGGCCGGGGCGCTCATCTGGCGGTGGCAGGTGCCGGCGTCGAACGAGGCCCGCCGGCCGGCGGAGGACGAGTACCGGCCGCAGCGCTGAGGGTCAGGGGGTCGGGCCGAGCGCCCACACGACGAGCTCGGCGCCGTCCGGCCCGCCCTGCGCGGCGGCGCCCGCGCGGGGCGGGTCGAGCCGCGCGGCGTCGCCCGCGGCCAGGACCACCCCGTCGAGGAGCACCGCCCCGCGGGCGACGTGCAGGTGCACCCGGCGGGCCGACGGCACCGGAGCGCGCTCGCCGGGCCGCAGCCGGCCCAGGTGCAGCGCGGCGTGCGGCCCGACCCGCAGCGCGCAGCGCACCCCCGCGTCCAGCGGGACCGCGCTGCGCGTGACCGCAGGGGCGGCCCCCGCGGCGGCGGGGGCGACCCACGCCTGCAGCAGCCGCGCCGGCGCGTCCCCCGCGACCTCCCGGTGGACCACGCCGGTGCCCGCGGTGAGGTGCTGCACCGTGCCGGGCCCGAGCACCGCCCGCTCCCCCGGCGGCCCCTCGTGGTGCACCTCGCCCTCGAGCACCCAGGTGACGACCTCGACCTCGCGGTGCCGGTGCGGCGCGAAGCCGGCCCGCGGGCCCAGGGCGTGCTCGTCGTGGACGAGGAGCGGCCCCAGGCCGGTGTTGCCCGGGTCGTAGTGCGGGCCGAAGGAGAAGGCGTGCCGGGTCGTCACGCCCCCGTCGCGCGTGAGGTAGCGGTCCCCGCCGCGGCGCACGTCCACCCGCCCATCGTCCCGCCGTGCGGGACGCCGGTGCGCGGGCCCCCGCCGCTGGCCTACGCTCCCGCCCGTGGCACGACGCACCAGCACGCCCCCGCCCCGCCGCTGAGCGCGGGGCCCCTCGACCCGAGCCGCCCCGCCGTCGCCGGACCCCCGTCCCCGACCGGCAGGAGCCGCGCCGTGCCCACGTCCACCCCCACCCTCCCGCTGCGCCTCGTGGCGCTCGCCGCCGTGCTCTGGGGCACCGGCGGGCTGCTCGGGGCCGCCCTGTCCCGCACCGCCGGCACCGGGCCGCTCCTCACGGCGGCGCTGCGCCTCGTCGTCGGCGGCCTGGCCGTCACCTGGTGGCTCGTCGCCACCGGCCGCTTCCCCGGCCCGCTCAGGCGGCGGGGCGGCCCGGCGCCGCGGGTCGCCGCGCTGCGCCGGCTCGGCGTCGTCGCGGTGTGCGCGGCGACGTACCAGGCCGCCTACTTCGCCGCGGTGGCGCTCACCTCGGTCAGCCTCGCGACCCTCGTGACCCTCGGCTCCTGCCCGGTGCTCGTCACGCTGGCGGCCGCGGCCGTCGACCGGCGGGCGCCCGGACGCGCGACCGCGGCGGCGCTCGCCCTCGCCGTCACCGGGCTCGTCCTGCTGGTGGGGGCGCCGGCCGCGCCCGCCGACCCGGCGCGCACGGCCGCCGGCGTCGCCCTGGCCCTGGCGGCGGCCGGCGGCTTCACCGCGATGACCCTCGCGACCCGGCGGTCCCTGCCGGGGCTGGCGCCCGCGGCGTCCGCGGGCCCGGCGTTCCTCGCCGGGGGCCTGCTGCTGCTACCCGTCGGGCTGCTCGCCGGGCCGGTGGGCGACCTCGGGGACCCGCGGGCGCTGCTGCTCGTCGCCGCGCTGGGGCTGCTGCCGACGGCGGCGGCGTACGTCGCCTGGTTCCGCGGGCTCCCCGGGGTGGCCGCCCCGGTGGCCGCGGTGGCCGCGCTGCTCGAGCCGCTGACGGCCACCGTCCTGTCCGTGCTGCTCCTCGGGGAGCGGCTCAGCCCCCTCGGGGCCCTCGGCGCCGCTCTCGTGGCCGCCGCCGTGGCCGGCAGCGCCGCGTCGGCGGCACCGGCGCCCCGCCCGCGGGCCGGCGCCGGGACGGCTCAGCGGGGCGCGGGCTCCAGCGGCTGAGCGCCCGCCGGCAGGGGCGGCGCGGCCGCCGCGCGGGCCTCGAGCCAGGCCGAGAGGTCGGTGGCGGGCACGGGGCGGCACAGGTGGTAGCCCTGGGCGGTGTCCACGCCGAGCTCGGCGAGCAGGCCGAGGGCGGCGGCGGTCTCCACGCCCTCGGCGACCACGCGCAGGCCCAGCGCGTGCGCGAGCTCCGTCGTCGAGGCCACGATCGCCGTGTCGGCGGCGCGGGTGCCGAGGTCCTGCACGAACGAGCGGTCGATCTTGAGCTCGTCGAACGGCAGGTCCCGCAGGTAGCGCAGGGACGCGTACCCGGTGCCGTAGTCGTCGAGGGCGAGGCCCAGGCCGAGGGCGCGCAGCGCGTCGAGCGTCGCGAGCGAGCGGACCGGGTCGGTGACGATCATCTCCTCGGTCACCTCGAGGACCAGGGCGGCGGCGGGCAGGGCGTGCCGGCGCAGCAGGGCGTCGACCTGCCCGGGCAGCTCGGGGTCGAGCAGGCTGCGCGCGGAGAGGTTCACCGAGACCGTGAGCTCGCGCCCCTGCCGGCGCCAGGCGGCGCACTGCTGCACGCCCTGCTCGAGCACGACGAGCGTGAGCGCCGGCATGAGGTGGGCCTGCTCGACGAGCTCGAGGAAGGCGCCCGGCGGCAGGAGCCCGCGCTCGGGGTGCCGCCAGCGCACGAGCGCCTCGACGCCGACCGCGGCGCCGCCGCCCAGCGCGCACTGCGGCTGGTAGTGGACCTCGAACTCGTCCTGCTCGATCGCCCGGCGGAGCATCTGGCGGGTGCGCAGCCGCTCGCGGCTCGCCGTGTCGCGCTGCGGGTCGTAGTGGGCCACGACGGTGCGCTCGGCCTTGGCGGCGTACATGGCGATGTCGGCGCACTGCAGGAGCCCGTGCCCGTCGGCGGCGTCCTGCGGGTGCAGGGCGATGCCGACGCTGCCGGAGACCCGCACGGGCACGCCCGCCACCTCGAGCGGCTCGGCGAGCGCGGCCGCGACCCGGCGGGCGACCTCGGCCGCGCCGTCGGCGTCGGTGCAGCGCAGCAGCAGCGCGAACTCGTCGCCGCCGAGGCGCGCGAGGTCGTCGCCCGCGCGCAGCGCGGGGACGAGCCGGGGGCCGACGAGCCGGAGCAGCTCGTCGCCCACCTGGTGCCCGAGGGTGTCGTTGACCTCCTTGAACCCGTCGAGGTCGAGCAGCGCGATCGCCGTCGGCTCCTCCCCCTCCGCGGCCTCGGCCAGCGCCTCGTCGAGCCGCTCGAGGAACGCGCGGCGGTTGGGCAGGCCGGTCAGGTCGTCGGTGCGGGAGAGCCGGTGGCTCTCGGCCAGGGCGCGCAGGTCGCGGAACGCGAGGGCCGTGCGGGCGAGGACGAGCAGCAGGGTGGCGGCGGCGAGGGCCTCGACGTACGCGGGCAGGGGCGTGCGCCCGCCGGCGACGAGGACGCCGACGGTCACGAGCGCGAAGGCGCCCGGCACGCCGAGCGCGCTGCGCACCGCCTCGTGCGGGCGCGGGACGTCGTCGCGCGCCCAGGCCGCGGCGGCCACGACGGCCAGCGCGACCGCCCAGGTGCCGTCGAGCAGCGTGCCCGAGACGAAGGTGCCCGCGACGGTGCGCAGGGCGTACACCGTGTCGCCGGCGGCGAAGAGCAGCAGGCCCGCGGCCAGCCAGGTCCACGTGCGCCCCGGGCCGCGCCCGCGGATGGTGACGACGCCGAGGACGAGGGCGGCGAGCACGAGGTCCAGCACCGGGTACGCGGCCGTGGACAGCACCTCGCCGAGCCGACCGCCCTCGAGGGCGGGCAGGATCGTGCGCAGGCCCAGGACCGACCCCGCGGCCGCGCCGCCGAGCGCGGCGATGAGGCCGTCGAGCCACAGCGAGCGCTGGGCGCCGCCCACCTCGTGCCGGGCCAGGGCCACGACGCCGGCCAGGAGCAGGGGGTAGACGCCGAGGTACGCCGCGTCGACCGCGGCGAGGCCCGGCAGGGGGTCGGGCAGGTGCACCTCGCTGAGGTCCAGCGCGTTGCCCGCGGCCTGCAGCAGGACCGCCGAGCCCACGAGCGCGAAGCCGGTGCGGTTGCGCTCGACGAGCCGGGCGCGGGCGAGCACGAGCAGGCCCGGCACGACGTACGCGGCGCTGCCGACGCCGAGGTCGAAGAGCGGGTCGTAGCGGTCCCGCACGAGCAGCGAGGCGAGGTAGGTCGCGAGCACCACGGCCGCCACGACCCCGCCCGCGCGCACGGCGCGCGGCAGCGGCGCCCGGCTCTCGGACATCGCGGCCATCGCGGCCCTCCCCTCCCGGGGCGCGGCGCCCCTCCTCCCCGTCGGCAGGGGGACGGCCGTCCTTGAGCCGGGCGGGTCAGCCGGCGCGGCCGGTCCAGGCCAGGAGCTCCTCGAGGGGCCAGGTGTTGACGACCGTGGCCGGGTCGACCCCGCACGCCGCGGCGCGCTCGCAGCCGATGCCCTGCCAGTCCAGCTGCCCCGGCGCGTGCGCGTCCGTGTCGATGCTGAACCGGCAGCCCGTCTCCACCGCCAGGCGCAGGAGCCGCTTCGGCGGGTCGAGCCGCTCGGGCCGGGAGTTGACCTCGACCGCGACGTCGAAGCGCCGGCACGCCTCGAACACCACCTCGGCGTCGAACTCGGACTCGGGGCGGACCCGGCCGCTGCGCCCGCGGGGGGTGACGTTGCGCCCCGTGCAGTGCCCGAGCACGTCGGTGTGCGGGTTCGCGACGGCCGCGACCATGCGCCGGGTCATGTCCTCGGCGGGCATGCGCAG
It encodes the following:
- the aceE gene encoding pyruvate dehydrogenase (acetyl-transferring), homodimeric type; translated protein: MAPGRDRAPIISNGLPSQLPDIDPEETREWLEALDGAVEHGGRARARYLMLSLLQRARENNVGVPSLTTTDYINTIPPEAEPWFPGDEHVERRIRAYVRWNAAIMVHRAQRPGVGVGGHISTYASSASLYEVGFNHFFRGPGAEGGGADQVFFQGHASPGMYARAYLEGRLTEQQLDGFRQELSHAGPGGGLPSYPHPRLMPDFWQFPTVSMGLGPINAIYQARFNRYLHHRGIKDTSGQRVWAFLGDGEMDEPESLGAIGAAAREELDNLTFVVNCNLQRLDGPVRGNGKVIQELESFFRGAGWNVIKVVWGRNWDPLLAQDRDGALVNLMNTTPDGDYQTYKAESGAYVRENFFGRDARTRAMVESMSDDEIWSLQRGGHDYRKLYAAYKAATEHTGQPTVILAKTIKGWTLGSHFEARNATHQMKKLTLEDLKAFRDRLYLDIPDSALDEKLPPYYKPAEGSAELEYMHERRRALGGYLPTRTVAAKPLPQPDDKAFAVVQRGSGKQEVATTMAFVRLLKDLMKVEGLGQRFVPIIPDEARTFGLDSLFPTAKIYSPHGQNYTSVDRELMLSYKEDTKGVILHEGINEAGSTASWTAVGTSYATHGEPMVPIYIFYSMFGFQRTGDAFWAAADQMARGFVLGATAGRTTLNGEGLQHEDGHSLLLASTNPAVMAYDPAFAYELGHIVRDGLRRMYGEPREGEDPNVYYYLTVYNEPFPQPKQPDDVDVEGIVKGMHLVSPALQSEQPKAQILASGISVPWALDAQRILGEEWGVHAAVWSVTSWNELRRDALAADEWNWQHPDEGQRVPYVTQRLEGQPGPVVAVSDWMRSVQDQIAPWVPGDFASLGTDGFGLSDTRGALRRHFKVDTWSIVVRVLAELARRGEVKREAPREAIERYRLHDVTAPPAGDSTGGSE
- a CDS encoding phosphotransferase, yielding MSEPSAPGAPSTCAPPAFRDPRWRREVLGWALPALAGHGLRLTGAVEQPRVRPWSTLLRLPTSGGPVWLKALAAGTRYEAALLAALARHGVDAVPRPLAVEAERGWVLLPDGGPVLRDAAGGQDAGWAAWESLLVRYGALQRAVAPLADELLALGVPDVRPAAVPGYLERLLEDPGVVAPEPARRVRALLPRVREWCAALDEGPCATLQHDDLHDGNVLARDGTVIDWGDASVAHPFSTLLVVRRVLLDRHPGEPHRVRRVVDAYLEGWDGDPAALRALVPVAERVGCVGRALAWQRALTGPGVEPAPGHLEAPGAWLQELLAEPVA
- a CDS encoding DUF4383 domain-containing protein; protein product: MALLTRLRTQDETDPSGLPGLLTLAVGAGFLAVGVLGLVLTGFDPDRERWVLWLFRVNLLHNVVHLLFGVLGLLMWRSLTNARLYGLVLLVGYGAVLVWGLVFANYEDTGPNALALNSWDNVLHLLLVVAGALIWRWQVPASNEARRPAEDEYRPQR
- a CDS encoding pirin family protein produces the protein MDVRRGGDRYLTRDGGVTTRHAFSFGPHYDPGNTGLGPLLVHDEHALGPRAGFAPHRHREVEVVTWVLEGEVHHEGPPGERAVLGPGTVQHLTAGTGVVHREVAGDAPARLLQAWVAPAAAGAAPAVTRSAVPLDAGVRCALRVGPHAALHLGRLRPGERAPVPSARRVHLHVARGAVLLDGVVLAAGDAARLDPPRAGAAAQGGPDGAELVVWALGPTP
- a CDS encoding EamA family transporter, which gives rise to MPTSTPTLPLRLVALAAVLWGTGGLLGAALSRTAGTGPLLTAALRLVVGGLAVTWWLVATGRFPGPLRRRGGPAPRVAALRRLGVVAVCAATYQAAYFAAVALTSVSLATLVTLGSCPVLVTLAAAAVDRRAPGRATAAALALAVTGLVLLVGAPAAPADPARTAAGVALALAAAGGFTAMTLATRRSLPGLAPAASAGPAFLAGGLLLLPVGLLAGPVGDLGDPRALLLVAALGLLPTAAAYVAWFRGLPGVAAPVAAVAALLEPLTATVLSVLLLGERLSPLGALGAALVAAAVAGSAASAAPAPRPRAGAGTAQRGAGSSG
- a CDS encoding putative bifunctional diguanylate cyclase/phosphodiesterase — protein: MAAMSESRAPLPRAVRAGGVVAAVVLATYLASLLVRDRYDPLFDLGVGSAAYVVPGLLVLARARLVERNRTGFALVGSAVLLQAAGNALDLSEVHLPDPLPGLAAVDAAYLGVYPLLLAGVVALARHEVGGAQRSLWLDGLIAALGGAAAGSVLGLRTILPALEGGRLGEVLSTAAYPVLDLVLAALVLGVVTIRGRGPGRTWTWLAAGLLLFAAGDTVYALRTVAGTFVSGTLLDGTWAVALAVVAAAAWARDDVPRPHEAVRSALGVPGAFALVTVGVLVAGGRTPLPAYVEALAAATLLLVLARTALAFRDLRALAESHRLSRTDDLTGLPNRRAFLERLDEALAEAAEGEEPTAIALLDLDGFKEVNDTLGHQVGDELLRLVGPRLVPALRAGDDLARLGGDEFALLLRCTDADGAAEVARRVAAALAEPLEVAGVPVRVSGSVGIALHPQDAADGHGLLQCADIAMYAAKAERTVVAHYDPQRDTASRERLRTRQMLRRAIEQDEFEVHYQPQCALGGGAAVGVEALVRWRHPERGLLPPGAFLELVEQAHLMPALTLVVLEQGVQQCAAWRRQGRELTVSVNLSARSLLDPELPGQVDALLRRHALPAAALVLEVTEEMIVTDPVRSLATLDALRALGLGLALDDYGTGYASLRYLRDLPFDELKIDRSFVQDLGTRAADTAIVASTTELAHALGLRVVAEGVETAAALGLLAELGVDTAQGYHLCRPVPATDLSAWLEARAAAAPPLPAGAQPLEPAPR